The genomic stretch GTTGGTCCAACCGCGGGACAACCAGCGCTGCCACCAGCCGTCCCGGAAGCAGTTGACGACGTAGGTCGAGTCGCTGACGACCTCCAACCGCCCGTCGAGGGTCGTGACGGCGTCGAGAACCGCATTTATCTCCATGCGCTGGTTGGTCGTCAGCGGAGCCGCGCCGCTGCGGAAAGAGCCGTTGGGAATGGCCCAAGCCCAGCCCCCGGGTCCGGGGTTGCCGGAACAGGCTCCATCGGTGTACACGAGAGTCACCTGGGTAGCGTTGATTCCTACCCCGGAGGGCCGCGCTGCGGGGTCGTCGGGCTTCTCCTGCATCCGCACAGCATGCCCGGCGCGAAGACGTGCGCCGCTTCCAGCCCTCACGGCGCGAGCATGTAGAGGTGATTTTCGACGGATTCTCTCATCAGATCCCCGACGTTGACCCCGAAGAGACGGCGGAGTGGGTCGACTCGTTTGACGCGGTGCTCGACGCGCGGGGGAAGACGCGGGCGCGGTTCCTTCTCATGAAGCTCCTCGAGCGGGCCCGAGAGAACCAGGTCGGGTTCCCCGCCACCGTGTCGACCCCTTACGTCAACACCATTCCATCGGGCCTGGAGCCGTGGTTCCCCGGCGACGAGCACATCGAGCGGCGCATCAGAGCGTACATACGTTGGAACGCGGCGATCATGGTGGTCAGGGCGAACCACGCGGCTGAAGGCATCGGCGGTCACCTCGCAACGTACGCTTCGTCGGCCAGCCTCTACGAGGTCGGTTTCAACCATTTCTTCAGGGGCAAGGACAACGGGCAGGCGGGCGACCAGGTGTACTTCCAGGGGCATGCCGCTCCGGGCATCTACGCCCGGGCCTTCCTCGAAGGTCGCCTGAGCGAGGAACAGCTCGCCTACTTCCGCATGGAGCTGCAGGGGGAGAAGGCCGGCGTCGGTGGGCTCTCCTCGTACCCCCATCCGCGGTGGATGCCCGACTTCTGGGAGTTCCCGACTGTCTCGATGGGATTGGGACCCCTGTCGGCCGTCTACCAGGCTCACTTCAACCGCTACCTGCAGAACCGGCGCATCGCCGATACGTCCGGCAGCAGGGTGTGGTGCTTCCTGGGCGATGGCGAATGCGACGAGCCCGAGACGCTCGGAGCTCTCTCCCTCGCCGGC from Acidimicrobiales bacterium encodes the following:
- a CDS encoding ribonuclease H; this encodes MQEKPDDPAARPSGVGINATQVTLVYTDGACSGNPGPGGWAWAIPNGSFRSGAAPLTTNQRMEINAVLDAVTTLDGRLEVVSDSTYVVNCFRDGWWQRWLSRGWTNSQKKPVANRDLWEPLIDAYRCDPRRISFRWVKGHGGDPYNDLVDRLAVEAAARQVGRAGEGVP